From Camelina sativa cultivar DH55 chromosome 5, Cs, whole genome shotgun sequence:
GGCCATTAGGCCATGGTTCGGTTTGTTAAATAAGAAAGAGAGGCCTTAGTAATAAGAAACCCATAAGaagagaaggatctagaagagagGAGATCAAAAATATCCTAAGAAGAGATCACATGTTTACCTTGGGGACGAGTGAAGTCGAGTCAACCAAGTAAGGAAAGGTCGCTATCATCATTAAGGAAGATTGAGACTAATCTCACGAGAATATCTTCTTTCCTTCCCTATAGTATCTCTAACGGCTAATATCTCCTTCTCTCCCTATATATGGCCATGTAACAAACATAAGATGTATTCTAATCAAGTCTTTTGAATACacattctcttattctctcGATTCTCTTATTATTCTCTAGATAATTCCGCAATTCTAACACTGGTTTTCTAAAATATCTACCAACGATACGCTTAATCATGTAAATTAAGTATGATGTTTTGTATACATAGAAGACATTTAATTAGGatgctatatatatgtaaaaagaaCATGTTATTTCGTGAAAACAATtgttatttataacaaaatgaCATgctatttagaaaaataacacatgtttttgtgtgtttctggAAGAAGACGTCATAGTCATTTACTCAGTTGAGTGCAATTATTCTAAATGAAAAGGATTGACTAGTCCAATTCCGGACTTGCAAGTAAGGTTTTGATGACGCAATTGTAATTCGTATAAAACCTTTGtaacaaatctatataataCAGTATGACAATTTGTGTTACGATGTCTATTTGTCAACTTCCCCTTTACTATAAAGAAAGGAAACGTTAATACGGtaagttatatataaacttcTGATGAGTCCATCTTACATTGGCTCTCGAGCACACCATATGTGATACGCCACTTGACCACATTTGTATGGGTTGTAAGCAAATTTAGATTAGTCATACTCAGCCCATGTCTATATGCACTCTGTGTatgagtttgtgttttgtgCATGGCAAGTGAAATAACTTTTTTTCCCCATATAACAAAGCTCTCCAGTTACCAAGATCTAAACATGCAATTATGCCAACAAGAAAAAGAcccacaaaatatattaaaaaaaaagatagtcaCAAATTCAGTCTGTTAAAATCTTGAGAACTATTAGGCTCAATCAAACCCAAAACACTAGAGgtctgaatcttttttttttttgtagatagtAAAAGCCTAAACAGATCATCACATCACCACATTTATTCTTCATTTTCATCTGATCATCACTTAGCCATCATAATCTTGACAAACTCCTCGTAGTTTATCTGACCATCTCCATCAACATCTGCTTCACGGATCATCTCCTCGACCTCTTCATCAGTCAGCTTCTCTCCTAGATTTGTCATGACATGGCGGAGCTCTGCAGCGGATATGAAACCGTTCTGGTCTTTGTCGAACACCCTGAATGCTTCTTTGAGCTCTTCCTCTGAGTCTGTGTCCTTCATCTTCTTAGCCATTAGGTTAAGAAACTCGGGGAAGTCAATGGTGCCGTTACCATCAGCATCCACCTCGTTGATCATGTCTTGTAGCTCAGCTTCTGTTGGGTTCTGCCCTAGAGACCTCATCACTGTACCCAGCTCCTTTGTGGTAATGCAACCTGTTCAATCAGTAAAGGATAACATTAGAGAACATGAATGAAACCAGGTCTTGAGATAAGtgtctcaaacaaaaaaaaaattgaattaaaagacccaacaaacaaacaaagacatgAACATCAATGGATACCACAAAAAGAACTCGAATCTGAGAATCTTTCAGTAGGTGCTAAACACACACATGATTGACTGTTTCTCATACGAAGGTGTGTTGCCACAGAGTTAAGTGATATATGAAATATGAATGAAACCAGGTCTTGTGATATTCGTTTTCTAGTCAACAAATACCACATACATGAACCATCAAATGTATGCGGGATGCCAGATAAATCACTTTAATCTGAGAATCTTCCATTATGAAAATACCAtgatagatgctaaaactaaaCATGATCTGATAACTTAAACCTGTGACAAAAATACCATGATCGATGCTCTACATAAAGTAGAGCAATAATGACAAACTGAGACTTGATTCagaacaagaaaccaaacctaTAATGGACAAAGCTAAGTAGCATTGatgcaaatatttatttcattatgaAACAATAAACGAATAAAGATGAAACATACACCCAAAGACCACCAAAAATTTGGTTCTCTTTCACAATGTTCCAACATTAGTATTTGTAGTTAACATAATGTACAAGATATCTTTTGTAAACGATTACATTATCTTACCTAATACCTAGCAATGACATTGGTAACCACAGTCTAAGCATACATCACACGAAAACTTTGGTTTCTTGGCATTAGTACTCACACCACTAGCTCATGCATTAATATGATTCACCTGTTCGTTGCAAATACGGTAACTAAAGTAGTATCATGCCACATCAATGTCAATAGCATAAGATCATGGCACCATATATGCTATTGACACGGATTGGGCATGGTATTACTTTAGTTGCCgtaattacaacaaaaaaaaggtgaatCATATTCATGTAGCACTCGATGGTGACCAAAAACTGTGGTTACCAATGTCATT
This genomic window contains:
- the LOC104787562 gene encoding calmodulin-1, whose protein sequence is MADQLTDEQISEFKEAFSLFDKDGDGCITTKELGTVMRSLGQNPTEAELQDMINEVDADGNGTIDFPEFLNLMAKKMKDTDSEEELKEAFRVFDKDQNGFISAAELRHVMTNLGEKLTDEEVEEMIREADVDGDGQINYEEFVKIMMAK